Below is a genomic region from Macaca thibetana thibetana isolate TM-01 chromosome 1, ASM2454274v1, whole genome shotgun sequence.
CACTCTGGAGAGTGGCAAGACAGTGCAGGTGCCCGATGAAGGTCGTGGAGGGCTCCCACCCTCTCCCAGGGGATAAAGGAGCCTGCAGAGGACAGTGAAGAGAACCAAGCACAGGGCTAGGTGACATGGGACTAAGCCCCCTCACAAGCCCCTGCCTCCATCCAAAGGCTGCCAGGAGCCCCTTTGTCCACTGTGGACTTGCCATCTCTGtgacaggccaaggcaggcgcagATTCTCTGGGTGGCCTGAAGCAAGCAAGAAGCAAAGCCTGCCAAAGGGCCCACAGTGACTGGGACCTCGTCCTAAAAATCAGAGTGAGTCAAACCAAGTCTACACATCAGAACTGGTTTCTTCTGTCACATTGTCCTTGATGTGGACTCCCACCCCCCAATGTAATTGTTTTTGATAGTAACCCCAGAATCCAGTTCTCCTTCAGTTGttaaaggtaaaaacaaacagCTCAATTCCACTGTATACTTTCATAATATGTGAAAAAGATTGcacaaattatatttcattctAAAGAATAAGAGTTTCAAGAATACATTAAACTTCAAAGAATCTTAGCTtgtgcttaaaaataataatgctgtCAAATTGCTTCATACACTTTATAAATAGAGTTTAGGCAAGAAACATTACTAATGGTATCATAAATAAGTATTataactttattaaaatgaaaagacaatattcaaaataatgcaacaaaatgaataaaatccttTGTCCAATACTGTACACATAATGCAGAAATCAGTGCATTTTTCTTAAGCACGTTTTAACCTTCATTTAGTTCATACTAAAATATAATAAGCTTTAAATAGCTCAAATAATATTCAGCAGTTTAAACTGTAAACAGCTTGTTTAACTGTTAAGAGAACATTGCAGTAATGTACCTCTGTTAGTGAGCACCTTCTCCTCTGTGCTTATCTCTTCAAGATAAATACATGGAAGGATGTGAAAATCGGAACACAAACTATGTGTCTCACTGCATCTAAGTGAAGCAGCCAGCTGTGAGAGTTTTCAAAGCAGAAAGATGCTGATGTGACCTCTGGAATTCAGACATACTGCGCTATGGGTCAGAAGTGTTTTacttaaaaagcaaacaatccccaGGAAATACTGAATAGGAACCAGCAACACAAGACCAGCTTGTgttgtatttgtttattaatacagtctaaaaaaacaaaagcaaaaccacaacACACATCCCCAAACAATAACTCTCAATCACATAGCTAATCGCTTcattattttgtaaaactgaCATCCTAACACTGGCACCTAGTATACTATCCCATTTGAGTCTAACGTACCCCACTGCCTCTAATACGGCCCGCACTGCGATGAGCTACTTCAGTGGGTGGGACCAAGCAGGAGCTGTAAGGGAGAATTAGTCACTAGTTCTATTATcgttttatttttcaagatgtgTTACATGTACAGGTGACAATATGGTTGCCAAGTAAactgctctccctccctcaacaAGACACAACATGAAACCTGGAAGTATGAGGCCTTGGGATGATTTTTAACCTAAGTAGGTACACCCATGGTAAAGAATGGATACTCTGCCCTCCATGGAAAAGACTGcctgcaaaaataaatgaaacaaaatagaaaaggcCTAAAAGCCAGAAATCTTCAAACttactaaacaaaaatatttttaaatgattctgaTCTAAACAATACTGTatcttcttccatttatttgctcAATTTTCAGTCTATCAGGACTCATTTCTCCAGCTTGAGTTTattattctgaatatatattaCTCTAAGATAGTAACTAATTGGTTAACCTGCAGCTATGGTCTATGGTTATACCACAAGTTTATATATAGGTATgtaatgtatgcatatataaaaagcttccccatcctcccctccccaccatcaCATCTTTAAATTATAGACTTGAAAGACTTTTTTCCAACACTAACAAAATCAGGGGTTCTCAGCATAACAGCATCTCACAACTGCTCTAAACCTTCCGCATGAAGACAGACAGttcaactattttattttgcaatctAAGGGATTTTTCTGTGCACTTCAATCAAACTGGAAAATTGAGAACCATTTGCTCCTACATAACCTCTGCTGAACCACGACCCCAAGGTCTAAGGAGAAACCACATAAGATAAATGTTTACGCTTCACGTGGCCACCCAGATCCACTTTTGTTTTTGAGTCTGGCTTTTCTGTGGCTGAAGATATGCCGCAGTCAGCAGGTAATGGCTGGATTTGGGCGCTTGCAGTTGTTTCTTCCGCTTCCCtaaaaaatttttcatatttgtccAGGTATGGTGGTCGTTCAGGTAGTAGGTAATAATGGGTTGAACTAACCTTCTTCCCATTTTCAATAATGGGCAGAATGCAAGGAACCTTATTGGCAGATCCTTCGCTGTTCTGTCTTTGCAGTGCTTTGCTGCTGACATACTTGGGATCAGGGGCAAAGCTCTGTGTTGGGGGCATGACCCCATTGAGGTAAGACGGAAGGCTTTTGGGACTCGGTGTGCGCGAGTTACTCGGTGACAAAGGTTCTCTTggcggtactttgggaggcctgtcTTCATCACTATAGGTGCTCGAAGTAACTTCTGCTGACCATCTTCTATAATCTGGCTTTACCGGCCTAGGAGGTATGGGAACTCTGGGGGGAATCTCAGGTTTGTCTTCATCGGAGTTAGGAGAAGCTCTGTGTATACAACAGTTGGATATCCTTATGGCTGGCTTGTTAAAGGAGCCAGCTGGTCCCGAATGAGACCTTCTTAATCTTCGGTGGGTCTGAGGTGGAGGAGGATTTGGATCTGGGACACCTCCATTTTGGTCAGACACATAGCTGAGATCTGCTGCAGAAACAGCTGGGGTATCAAAATATGCATAGTTGATTTGTCCACACCCACGGAAGCTTCGCCTGCCAGGAATATcatatttgaaatcagaaagtgtagAGTCTTCTAAAAGGAAGTCTGTATCTGAGCTAGTTAGGAATTCCACCTCACAGTCTGTGTCATCCAGAGAGAGGGCTTCAGAGATTGGCAACGGTGGAAGAGGCCTAGAACCCCTTTCACAAAGAGGGGCAcaggggaaaagggaaggggagtTTTTTATGGGTGTCAGTGGAGGAGTGGAAGCACAAACCCCGTTCACTGTGAGTTTCTTAAAACCACATACAACTTGATCCTCTTCATGTGGTCCCAAGTTTTCACTTGGGGGAATAAGAAGAGGAGGCAAGCTGGACTTTTGAGATGGACCATTTTCTGCAAAGCAGTGGCCATTCATCGGAGCAGATTTGGAAGTGTGCCCTGGAATGAACAAGAGATATTAGTAAAAGATCAACAATCCTCTCTCCACCTGTGTGAGGGAGAGAGCACCCCCGCGACCTATGCTTCCCCAGCTTTCTTCCTGAGTGGCTGTTGTCACCCTGAACACCCATGCAACAACCACAGGTGTAATTAGAGAGCAGAAGATTGTTAACGCATATGGTGTGGTTCAAAGAACAAACTATCTCCTCTATCTCTCTTGGACATGTGCACAGTGCACACCCACACATCACAGGCAAGTTCTGTGACGTGTGCAAAATTCGCGGAAGATGAACAGCATATAATTTACATGAATACCATACTGCACCAGCCTTGCCATTTAAGACATGCGGCCATACTAGGCACGCAGGGTACCAATGAGATAAGACAAAGTCCTTATTGCTAGCACATCATAATATCGTGAGTGAATGGACTTGCTTGCAATGTGTTCAGTTCACAAACAGCTCTTGACAAAGATACAAGGAAcaaaatattcacattaaaaatactattttctaagTTTTGAGGAACATTTATACTATTTTCATCTATTACTGTCAAACATGCATTCAATATTAGTAAGAAAGGTAGGAGATCTTGCCTAAGGTTTCATGAAGTAAAGTATGCATCAGAGCTGGAATGAGAACTAATTCTTGATTTTGGAAGATCACATGTCCATGACCAGTCCTACTTAGGACTCAGTCACTCAGAATGAAGGCAGTGGAGTACAATAGCTTGAGAAAAACACAGTTATCTTCTGAATCTGTTGCCACTAGGGGTCAGGCTATTGTTGGAAATAGTTCAggtttcctcatttaaaaaataatgctggaGGACAAGCTAACCTGAATCCAGACTGATCTTCTCAAATGCTTACTGTGATCAGATTTTCAGAATACATACCAAGTGGTATTAGGCGCTCCTGAGCAGAAGAGTTCAGACTGTAGGCCATGGTTATCGggtcaatatttaaaaagttgcTGAAAGGAGAGGAAGATACCTTGGTCATAAACAAAGAGCAATCAAAGCCTCTCTCATTTTAGTGTCGCTTATTTATCCAGATTACAGCAGCATTATATCCTCTACTTACTTTTTAAACTCACTGCGACTGCTCCAGCAGGTCTTCCTCATATTCCCCATGGCTCGGCCATTATGTAGAAATCCAGTTTTTAATGGGACTCTGATCTCCTGAGCAGCAACTCCTGCTATTGACATTGTGCCTTATTCTGGGACATCTCCAAACCTGTGAGGCccatgcattttaaaatcaacCAGTAGCTTTCATTCCCTAGGGGGCAGAAGAGAtgagataataaagaaaacaattcagaaataCCTCCATCAGGATAAATTACAGCAAAGCATATTATGACAgaattttgggggggggggttgctgaatagaaaaaattagttgTGGACTTTCACTTAATTCTTACTGAACTAATTCTTATGTCTCATGAGGATACTTACATGTAAACgctaaaaatgattttttgtgTAAGTGCTAATCCAAAAGACATGAAATATTTTAGTGAAATGAGAAATAATCTATTGCCAGCAAAAGCAGACCTCCTACTGCAGAGCCTGATAGTTGCACAACAAATCACACTCACTTGGCAATGCACACAGACCCTCCCTTGACCTATTAAACCAGCCTTCTAAGTTACGGCTGCACTGGGCATGAAGCACCAGTGAATCCCGCTTATTTTTCCCAAGCTAAAAAAGTAATTGTATTTTATGCCACAGAACGAATATTCACTAAAACCCAATGCTGAAACTAAGTAAGAGTTTCTACAGTATTGGCACCTGACCACCCCAGGGTCTAGCATTTATTTGGATTTTGTATTTCAGGGTTGGCCATGGGAAGACAAATTCTCCAGTTACTACTTATTCAAGGAACAAACAGTAATATATGAAGATACTAATTTCCATTATCCTGTAAAAATCAAGTTCTGCAAGATTACGAGCTTCAGTAAAAGCCTGGGacagcttcctccctcccttttaaaGACAAACTTAAAGGTACATTCTTTACATTCTCCTTTGTGAAATACTCAGTAACTCACATCTTGCTTAGCTGCAAGGCATGGATAACAAAGGCTaagtacatttttcttaaattagttTCTCAGCTTTAGGACCCCCAATCCCCCTTGTCAGATGTTACAGGTCTGGAGTCCCTACAGCccccttttcattttccttttttattattcgTTATGTAAGTGTTAGTCAGCATCAATCTCTGCTGTCTTCAGATAGCCAAGTTTACTTATGGTAAGTTTAGGTTTTTTTCCTTAGGCACCAGGATATTATCTGTCAATTATCTGTATAACACTGACCCCTTTTGGGGCATGTACATGTACACTCTTTAACACGATCTCATTCTCTTACTAAATATTAGTAAGGGATTAGTGCAAACAGTATCTGCAcagctgtgtgctgggcactgtgcaaAGGACTGAAGATGACTGTGACACATTTGCTGTGGGGGAGAGgtacacaggtttttttttttttttttgctcagtaACTTCAAATCTATTATTTACAAATCTGTCACCTcctactagactgtaagctcaGGACAGAGGCTGTGTCTCAATCACCTTTTAACGATCAGTACCTGGAAcagtagtaggtgctcagtaagtgaatgtttgttgaatgaatgattgtaTAATACCATCTAATTATCATAATCAGTATCAACTCAATATACACATTGTGTGAGGCACAGGggttttttaaagctaaaaacctttaaaaaatactctgCAAGTATCcattattattttcccattagAAAGGAACACAGTGAGAGTAATGCTCTACAGGTTCAAGGTCTCAGTAACAAAGTAGAGAAGGGGATCCAATGACTGGCTCTCTGTATTTTACCCTTCCAGTCAGCTGTTCTATCTGGCAGATTTTATGATAgggttaaaatattatttcagatagtcaagcattatttttctttaaatcagtcTCTCAAATATATGATAAAACATTCTGTCATTTAAGAATTCTAAATTATTGAGAGGTCTTTTGAGGATCGGTTTTTCAGATTACTTAAATGAAGCAAATGTGTATCTACCATCAagctataaaaaatttaaaaaccaattttaaaatattccaaccTCTCCCTCTGTGTACTTAGCCCAGTGGTTTATCAAGCTTTTTCTAAGCATTCTACAAGCACTGGCAAGACTATGAGAAAAGTATCTGtggtaatataaaaatgaaaggcaAGATAGGAAGAAGAATATGGTATTTAAGTAGTTTGAAAGCACACGTTTGAAGATCGCTCATCCCGATTACAGGAAAATGCTGCAGGGGATTCTGGAGGCCCAACCCCCACCTGTCTGCAAGCCAACAAGTACTACTAGTAATTACTGTGTGTCAGCCTCCTAATGCCATCTACATCTTAGCTTTCAACAGAATGATTGTGTAACTATCGCCTCTGCAGAAATTGCCTTGGAATTCTAAACTTACATTTCAATGGTCGCTTAAAATTATTTATACGTtctagaaaaagttattttttattcattgtttccATCACCTACTTGTTagctttcttaagaaaaaaatttttttagtataaaaagAATTGTGTTCACTAAGCCAGCTCACTTCTGACCACAATAGTGTCTTTGTGTATTCATAGAAGGTGACCTGCCTCTAAATTTCAATGGGGAATTGTGAATGGGCCATGTTATGAAACTGTCCGAACTTCCTACTTGCTAGCATGGGAGACGAGGGGGGCAATATAACTGCCATGttctcttcttttggaaaataactTCAAACCGTAGACTCAAAAAGGGCAATGTGCTACAGGTTTGGaagcaagcttttaaaaaaaatgttcctcAGATTGTAAACCGAGAATATGAAACCAcctgaaactctctctctctaaaaaccTTCTAGTATTCAGTGCAAATGGAAGGAGGGGGAGTAAATAAATCCATTTTACCAACCTCaagctaaaaagaaacaaactcttCCCAAGTGACGTTTAATGCTGCAATTTTTCACATCTTATCTGTCTTACAACTCATTAGAGgaaaacaattgcaaaaatgtaCCTATGTGGGAAAATCAATATCTAAAAAGTACAAGATGGAATTATGTCATGGAATCCAAAAATAGGAAAGCGAACGTGAATCCAGGCAGCATGGTTTAGACAATGACCCGAATAACCTTAGGCATGACTTCTCCAAACTTCATcaactatttttagcttttttagtGGGTCTAAAATGCAGTTAAATACCAAATTTCAGACATGAACCACCTTTTCCTGTTAACAtaacttgattctttttaaaattcaacaaaaaaagaagcccTAAAATCATTTGCTTCTTGAGGTTATCCTTTTATTAATCCACTTGTATAGCTTCAACTCATAGACAGCTCCTGAATCAATGACTCCAGCCTGGCTCAAGCTTCAGCTTTGCATTTCCTCTTGTCTGGTGATTATCTTTCCACTTGAATGGCCCTCTGGCATCTCAGACTCTACAAACCAAACTCCTCCTTTCACTTCATATTCCATTCCCCACTCAAACCAGTTCAGGGTCTAAGAGGATCACACTTCTCAAGGCACCATTTTTGACCTGAGGCCATGTACATTCAATTGCCAAGTTCCACAGACTACTTTTACATGATTTCTCAAATCTTACCCTTCCATTCACAGGCATCATTCTTCCTGGGGTCTGGAAATATGCAACCTATTCTATACACCAGTACCAGGTCAATATTCCTTAACAACAGCTCAAACTGAGATTTGCTGCTGCTCAAAAAACCTTCAAAGGCTCCTAAATAAAACCTCCTCAGCCTGGCATTTAAGGCCTCTACAATATAAacctaatttatattttcaagctCATTTCTATTTTCCCCAAATCTGTCAGAATTCAATTTATCCTTTAAGGTCAACTCTACCCTCCCTTCTCCATGAAGCCTCTCCCTTCATGAAACACCAGAGCAGGGCGCTCCGTTCTTGGGTTATTCTGTGCTGGGCCCCAATTCCCATTCCACTCTTCAAATCATCCAGGACAGAACTGATGTCCGATTTATGATTTCCCCCGGTAAATCTTGGCATCATTCAtgtctattatttattaaatggatACTGAGAAAATATCCATCTCATTTTTAGAAAGTAATGACATGAAAGATTCACATACACTGTGTGTCAGTGAAGAGCTCAGTAAGGATAAACTTAATCCTTAAGTGCTGGAGTGAGGCCACTGCCCAGTAATAATGTAACAAGCTTAGGATATGTAACAGGAAGGAATTTTTATGAAATTCATTTCCAGAATTCAAAGTAGATAGTTTGTAGACTGAGTAAAAAATTGTAAGCTTCAGTGGTTAACAATGTAGCTTTCTAAACTGGTTTCTGTTACAGTATATTTACTTGAAGCAACGAGGGGGGTACTTTCTGAAAACAGTGTTTTGCCTTCTCTTAAAATACTATTCCTTCTAGACTGTGTTTTTACTGCTAAATTTAAGGTCACTTTCATTTTGCTAAAAAAGTTACACCAAAAGCACACTGCACTTTCTTCATTAAGGTGAAATCACATGCCTTTAGCTTGAGGATAGTCTCTTTgaaattgcttaaaaaaaaaaaaaagaaagaaaaagaaagaaatgcaggctACCTTAAGGCAGTAACCTAGATCTGCTTACCTGGCCACCAGATCTCATTAATAAATCTCAGAAGCCATccatgggaggaggaggggcacaTTTTTGTCATACAACTCATCCAGTTCTGCCCAGTGCTTCCTTATTTAAGAGTGTGATGTAATTTCCTCCTTTCAATCTGGTTCTAGAACCTGATTTCTGTTTATTCAGGGTGATAAATGGTCTTTTCAGTTCCATTTAAGAATCACCTACATTAAGTACTTCCATAACCAGGGAAGATAATAAGGTAACTACATTTAGAggcaaaatttataaaaagaaactgatttaGGAATATGACAAACTCCATGATTTTAGATCCTCCCCAAATAGACCAATCtctgcatgtttatttttaaaaatgtctaaaataatcACCTGTgaggaaattaacaaaaaaaaaaaacccaccaattttttttttttttttttttttttagacaagagtctcgctcttgtcacctaggctggagtgcagtggtgcacaccacaatctctgcctcccaggttcaagtgattctcctgcttcagcctctcaagtaggtgggattacaggcatgcgccaacacaccaggctaatttttgtatttttagtagagacagggtttctccgtgttggtcaggctggtctcaaactcctgatctcaggtgatctgcctgccttggcctcccaaagtgctgggattacaggcgtgagataccGCGCCCGCcccagatttcattttaatagccTATGATTTAGGggtaggaaaagaaagagggaggcaaGTTAAGAAAACTTCCTTAGTTGTACTCTCTACCATGGTAAATGGTAAAGAGTAATAgcctttaaattaaaaacatagatGACTTTCAAAATAAGgtcatattttaatgtaattaaaatactCCTGCATGAATTCAAGAAAAGCTTGATGGcttcagtaaatattaaaatgtagttCAGTGTGGCAAAGATGAACATTTGTGTCTGTGTTTGCAGCTCCATTCCTCAGAGGCTCTTAAACATGTCCAGAACATAATGGACCATTTGTAGGTGGTGAAATAAGAGgcaacagagaaaataatttatcttcaaactgtcaaataaaaaataaatgacataatttattcaataattcaGAATGCTTTCTaactaagtattttaaaaaaagctaaattAACAAAAAGCCCATTCCCTCAACTACCATAATCCAGTCTTtccacccccttcagcctcctACACAATTTGAGTGTGACAGCAGAAAAGTAGAATAGCAGGAatatattcttttgtcttttgtatttttcctacaGAGTAGCACAATCAgtaactatatatacacacagaggggagaaaaatattatttttttgacatatacacaatagattattttttattataaaagcaaaTTCTAATCTAAAGACAACGAGCACAATGGTCTAATGATGGGACGCAAGTCTTTAAAacttcaaatttatttaacaagcatttaAGTTATCCAATGGTAACTCCAGATTGTTACAATTAATATAAAACCATTAATAACAACATTCACTGGACATACAACTGCCAGGCAAGCATGGTTCTAAGTGCTTTGtgtgtattaacttatttaatcctctaCAATGCTGTAAGGTGGGCTACTATTATTACTCTCACTTACTTGAGGCACAGAGTTAaagaacttgctcaaggtcaaacCTGGTGAGCAATGGGGCCAGGACTTCAACCAGACAGCCCGGCTTCAGTGTCCAGGCCCTTCACCAACACACCACACTGACTCTTCCAGTCCCTACAGCTTTT
It encodes:
- the ERRFI1 gene encoding ERBB receptor feedback inhibitor 1, translating into MSIAGVAAQEIRVPLKTGFLHNGRAMGNMRKTCWSSRSEFKNNFLNIDPITMAYSLNSSAQERLIPLGHTSKSAPMNGHCFAENGPSQKSSLPPLLIPPSENLGPHEEDQVVCGFKKLTVNGVCASTPPLTPIKNSPSLFPCAPLCERGSRPLPPLPISEALSLDDTDCEVEFLTSSDTDFLLEDSTLSDFKYDIPGRRSFRGCGQINYAYFDTPAVSAADLSYVSDQNGGVPDPNPPPPQTHRRLRRSHSGPAGSFNKPAIRISNCCIHRASPNSDEDKPEIPPRVPIPPRPVKPDYRRWSAEVTSSTYSDEDRPPKVPPREPLSPSNSRTPSPKSLPSYLNGVMPPTQSFAPDPKYVSSKALQRQNSEGSANKVPCILPIIENGKKVSSTHYYLLPERPPYLDKYEKFFREAEETTASAQIQPLPADCGISSATEKPDSKTKVDLGGHVKRKHLSYVVSP